A portion of the Macrobrachium nipponense isolate FS-2020 chromosome 12, ASM1510439v2, whole genome shotgun sequence genome contains these proteins:
- the LOC135224646 gene encoding ERI1 exoribonuclease 3-like isoform X2 — protein MNVIFGIGSKKVGSYLDIKGKMGQRKPQSYDYFIVLDFEATCQKNIQLVPQEIIEFPALKVNSTTYEVETKFHQFVKPVVHPQLTDFCKELTTITQAEVDNASEFSKVMGDFRAWINSEMQGKSFIYVTCGDWDMETMLPAQCRLSGEEVPDHCKSWVNIKKSYRNYTKHFARGLIEMLEGLGIGHTGTLHRGLDDCINILNILRGLADRGVQFSPSNKCIQARLS, from the exons ATGAACGTC atatttggTATAGGTTCAAAAAAAGTAGGTAGCTACCTTGACATCAAAGGAAAAATGGGGCAGAGAAAACCTCAAAGTTATGATTATTTCATTGTCTTAGACTTTGAGGCCACCTGTCAAAAGAACATACAACTGGTGCCACAG GAAATCATTGAATTCCCAGCCCTGAAGGTCAATTCCACAACATACGAAGTTGAGACTAAATTTCACCAATTTGTAAAACCTGTTGTGCATCCACAACTAACCGACTTTTGCAAAGAGTTGACGACTATTACACAG GCTGAAGTAGACAATGCAAGTGAGTTCAGCAAAGTTATGGGAGATTTCCGAGCATGGATTAATAGTGAGATGCAAGGAAAAAGCTTCATATATGTAACATGTGGGGATTGGGACATGGAGACAATGTTGCCAGCCCAGTGCAGACTGTCTGGTGAGGAGGTACCTGATCACTGCAAAAGCTGGGTTAATATAAAAAAG TCTTATAGAAACTATACCAAGCATTTTGCCAGAGGTCTCATTGAAATGCTTGAAGGTTTAGGAATAGGTCACACAGGGACCCTGCACCGTGGACTGG ATGATTGCATAAATATTCTGAATATCCTCCGAGGACTGGCAGATCGGGGTGTCCAGTTTTCTCCTTCTAATAAGTGTATTCAAGCCAGACTATCCTAA
- the LOC135224647 gene encoding mitochondrial basic amino acids transporter-like, whose translation MAMDFVAGCLGGCAGVAVGHPFDTVKVRLQTQDFLNPKYRGTWHCFSDTIKKESVRGLYKGMSSPMAGVAVVNAIVFGVQGNMARYMKNPDSLRSQTLAGATAGFFQAFVTSPMELVKTRVQLQTEAAATPTASLSTASSSSSTITASRSYDSPLDCLRKIYTTEGFKGLFRGQLITLVRDVPALSTYFFTYEYLAQKWSSDGYVSAPVVLGAGGMAGIASWVLTYPIDVVKSRLQADGVGGINKYNGVIDCIRASVAQEGLSVLSRGLLSTIIRAFPVNATTFAVVTWTQRLFHKEGEDDLHSDTWKEVLAVGENLVEAAKVPIPAFLNLKAPATIRTFTPLLPQVRLSCSCENLSCKTNISSAIKNRLPEILLCSESARMSDSQCQNAAWMRTSDQILSSCSSLSALTRRQHNLSNAL comes from the exons GTTCGCCTTCAGACGCAGGATTTCCTGAACCCCAAATACCGAGGGACATGGCACTGCTTCAGCGATACCATCAAGAAGGAATCG GTTCGAGGTCTCTACAAGGGAATGTCTTCGCCGATGGCAGGCGTAGCCGTGGTCAACGCTATCGTATTCGGCGTCCAGGGCAACATGGCCAGATACATGAAGAACCCCGACTCCTTAAG ATCACAGACACTGGCAGGAGCCACTGCTGGTTTCTTCCAAGCCTTCGTCACGTCTCCCATGGAACTGGTCAAGACGCGCGTGCAACTCCAGACGGAAGCTGCAGCGACGCCGACAGCTTCGTTATccacagcttcttcttcttcttcgaccaTCACAGCCTCTCGTAGTTATGACAGCCCCCTTGATTGCCTGAGGAAGATCTACACCACTGAAGGGTTCAAAGGGCTGTTCAGGGGACAGCTCATCACTCTCGTGAGAGAT GTTCCTGCTCTTTCGACGTACTTCTTCACATACGAATATCTTGCCCAGAAGTGGAGCTCTGACGGGTACGTGTCGGCTCCAGTTGTCCTCGGTGCAGGGGGCATGGCTGGCATCGCCTCTTGGGTACTGACATACCCTATTGACGTCGTTAAATCTAGACTTCAG GCCGATGGCGTCGGAGGAATCAACAAATACAACGGCGTGATCGACTGCATACGGGCAAGTGTAGCCCAGGAAGGTCTAAGCGTCTTGAGCCGCGGCCTGTTATCCACCATCATTCGCGCCTTCCCAGTCAATGCGACCACCTTCGCCGTGGTCACCTGGACTCAGCGCCTCTTCCACAAGGAAGGAGAAGACGACCTGCACAGCGACACCTGGAAGGAGGTCCTCGCCGTCGGGGAGAACCTGGTGGAAGCCGCCAAGGTGCCCATTCCCGCGTTCCTCAACTTGAAGGCGCCAGCCACCATCCGCACCTTCACTCCTCTCTTGCCCCAAGTCAGGCTTTCGTGTAGCTGCGAGAACCTCAGTTGTAAGACTAACATATCGAGTGCCATCAAAAACAGACTGCCGGAAATTCTCCTGTGCTCGGAGAGTGCCAGAATGTCAGACTCTCAGTGTCAGAACGCAGCTTGGATGAGAACCAGTGATCAGATTCTCTCGTCTTGTTCGTCTCTTAGTGCTCTAACGAGACGTCAACACAATCTCAGCAACgcgctatag
- the LOC135224646 gene encoding ERI1 exoribonuclease 3-like isoform X3, with protein sequence MGQRKPQSYDYFIVLDFEATCQKNIQLVPQEIIEFPALKVNSTTYEVETKFHQFVKPVVHPQLTDFCKELTTITQAEVDNASEFSKVMGDFRAWINSEMQGKSFIYVTCGDWDMETMLPAQCRLSGEEVPDHCKSWVNIKKSYRNYTKHFARGLIEMLEGLGIGHTGTLHRGLDDCINILNILRGLADRGVQFSPSNKCIQARLS encoded by the exons ATGGGGCAGAGAAAACCTCAAAGTTATGATTATTTCATTGTCTTAGACTTTGAGGCCACCTGTCAAAAGAACATACAACTGGTGCCACAG GAAATCATTGAATTCCCAGCCCTGAAGGTCAATTCCACAACATACGAAGTTGAGACTAAATTTCACCAATTTGTAAAACCTGTTGTGCATCCACAACTAACCGACTTTTGCAAAGAGTTGACGACTATTACACAG GCTGAAGTAGACAATGCAAGTGAGTTCAGCAAAGTTATGGGAGATTTCCGAGCATGGATTAATAGTGAGATGCAAGGAAAAAGCTTCATATATGTAACATGTGGGGATTGGGACATGGAGACAATGTTGCCAGCCCAGTGCAGACTGTCTGGTGAGGAGGTACCTGATCACTGCAAAAGCTGGGTTAATATAAAAAAG TCTTATAGAAACTATACCAAGCATTTTGCCAGAGGTCTCATTGAAATGCTTGAAGGTTTAGGAATAGGTCACACAGGGACCCTGCACCGTGGACTGG ATGATTGCATAAATATTCTGAATATCCTCCGAGGACTGGCAGATCGGGGTGTCCAGTTTTCTCCTTCTAATAAGTGTATTCAAGCCAGACTATCCTAA
- the LOC135224646 gene encoding ERI1 exoribonuclease 3-like isoform X1 gives MTHPLTSRAIFGIGSKKVGSYLDIKGKMGQRKPQSYDYFIVLDFEATCQKNIQLVPQEIIEFPALKVNSTTYEVETKFHQFVKPVVHPQLTDFCKELTTITQAEVDNASEFSKVMGDFRAWINSEMQGKSFIYVTCGDWDMETMLPAQCRLSGEEVPDHCKSWVNIKKSYRNYTKHFARGLIEMLEGLGIGHTGTLHRGLDDCINILNILRGLADRGVQFSPSNKCIQARLS, from the exons ATGACACACCCTCTTACGTCACGTGCT atatttggTATAGGTTCAAAAAAAGTAGGTAGCTACCTTGACATCAAAGGAAAAATGGGGCAGAGAAAACCTCAAAGTTATGATTATTTCATTGTCTTAGACTTTGAGGCCACCTGTCAAAAGAACATACAACTGGTGCCACAG GAAATCATTGAATTCCCAGCCCTGAAGGTCAATTCCACAACATACGAAGTTGAGACTAAATTTCACCAATTTGTAAAACCTGTTGTGCATCCACAACTAACCGACTTTTGCAAAGAGTTGACGACTATTACACAG GCTGAAGTAGACAATGCAAGTGAGTTCAGCAAAGTTATGGGAGATTTCCGAGCATGGATTAATAGTGAGATGCAAGGAAAAAGCTTCATATATGTAACATGTGGGGATTGGGACATGGAGACAATGTTGCCAGCCCAGTGCAGACTGTCTGGTGAGGAGGTACCTGATCACTGCAAAAGCTGGGTTAATATAAAAAAG TCTTATAGAAACTATACCAAGCATTTTGCCAGAGGTCTCATTGAAATGCTTGAAGGTTTAGGAATAGGTCACACAGGGACCCTGCACCGTGGACTGG ATGATTGCATAAATATTCTGAATATCCTCCGAGGACTGGCAGATCGGGGTGTCCAGTTTTCTCCTTCTAATAAGTGTATTCAAGCCAGACTATCCTAA